One Cryptomeria japonica chromosome 9, Sugi_1.0, whole genome shotgun sequence genomic window carries:
- the LOC131034488 gene encoding trypsin inhibitor BvTI, with protein sequence MAIHWSSVILLSLAASMAVLSNGDERNAMLLDTEGHPLQAGLDYFILAAAGGKGRGFALTNTCPQYVVQDKSGEGLPVIFHPVCPGNASLFHRNTAVHVAISAPSICENNSGANVWSIARVSGINQTLVKITSGEGRSFMISKIGENEYGMFWCPAVICKRRFGVGPACKALAVHNDKQGNGWIVAGNLQPLRVQFKQAPAIVRV encoded by the exons ATGGCCATTCACTG GTCATCGGTGATACTCCTGTCATTGGCTGCTTCAATGGCGGTGCTATCGAACGGAGATGAAAGAAATGCAATGTTGTTAGATACAGAGGGTCATCCTCTGCAAGCAGGGCTGGATTACTTCATTTTGGCCGCCGCAGGGGGCAAAGGACGAGGATTTGCTCTCACTAATACTTGTCCGCAATATGTTGTGCAGGATAAATCTGGGGAAGGGCTTCCTGTGATATTTCACCCTGTTTGTCCTGGAAATGCTTCGCTGTTTCATCGCAACACCGCCGTGCATGTAGCGATCTCTGCTCCATCAATTTGTGAAAATAATTCCGGAGCGAATGTGTGGTCCATCGCTAGGGTTTCTGGAATTAATCAGACTTTGGTTAAAATAACTTCGGGGGAAGGCCGGTCTTTTATGATTTCCAAAATAGGAGAGAATGAGTACGGGATGTTTTGGTGTCCGGCAGTCATTTGCAAGAGAAGGTTTGGGGTTGGCCCTGCCTGCAAAGCTCTTGCCGTTCATAATGATAAGCAGGGGAATGGCTGGATTGTTGCAGGTAATTTGCAGCCTCTGCGTGTGCAATTCAAGCAAGCGCCTGCAATAGTGAGAGTCTAG